The following proteins come from a genomic window of Rutidosis leptorrhynchoides isolate AG116_Rl617_1_P2 chromosome 10, CSIRO_AGI_Rlap_v1, whole genome shotgun sequence:
- the LOC139870141 gene encoding uncharacterized protein — protein sequence MSVRTDEKILINSFQNQETIRNKFVPKKVEIFAWRSIRKRIPTLVELDKKSINLDSVRCPICDDDLKTVDHALVFCKFASEIWLQVFKWWNLNITSIFLVGEIFKDTSPFTSSSNISTIWEAIKWITGYLIWKNRNRKVFGKKSSSTSMIFNNIQGKSYEWIYTKAKKSKLDWHIWVTNPASCSFTSRQIGIG from the coding sequence ATGTCAGTAAGAACAGATGAAAAAATCCTAATAAATTCATTTCAAAATCAAGAAACTATCCGTAATAAATTTGTTCCAAAGAAGGTCGAGATTTTCGCATGGAGATCGATTCGCAAAAGGATTCCAACCCTAGTTGAGTTAGATAAAAAATCTATTAATCTTGACTCGGTAAGGTGCCCGATATGTGATGATGATCTCAAAACAGTAGATCACGCTTTGGTATTTTGCAAATTTGCTTCAGAGATATGGTTACAAGTTTTTAAGTGGTGGAATTTAAATATCACATCAATCTTTTTGGTGGGAGAAATCTTCAAAGACACGAGTCCGTTTACAAGTTCGAGTAACATTAGCACCATATGGGAAGCGATTAAGTGGATAACGGGTTATTTAATTTGGAAAAATCGCAATCGGAAGGTATTTGGAAAAAAATCATCTTCAACTTCGATGATCTTCAACAACATTCAAGGCAAAAGTTATGAATGGATCTACACAAAAGCAAAGAAAAGCAAGCTCGATTGGCATATTTGGGTAACTAATCCTGCTTCGTGTTCGTTCACCTCACGCCAGATAGGGATTGGTTAA